From the Bacteroidia bacterium genome, one window contains:
- a CDS encoding nucleoside phosphorylase, whose translation MKTIPDTELILNADGSVFHLHLFPGELAGTVILVGDPGRVAQISAHFDAIEVRKQNREFVTHTGICRGKRITAISTGIGTDNVDIVMNELDALVNIDFEARHARTELQSLNIIRIGTCGALQPEIHPGSGIISRYSVGLDNLLQFYKYEYHTDEQTLHEELRHHLFLMNYELPFYLFSGSVSLAKKFNEEMVEGITVTCPGFYGPQGRSLRLPARYGNLLSHLGRFRSGNFAITNFEMETSAIYGLSRLLGHHCITLDMVLANRATHEFSKNPKQQMEDFIEKVLEKL comes from the coding sequence ATGGCAGCGTTTTTCATTTGCATCTTTTCCCTGGCGAACTGGCTGGCACCGTCATTTTGGTGGGCGATCCCGGACGGGTGGCGCAGATTTCGGCACACTTTGATGCCATAGAGGTGCGGAAGCAAAACCGTGAATTCGTTACCCACACAGGAATATGCCGGGGAAAGCGAATTACGGCCATTAGTACCGGCATAGGCACCGATAACGTGGATATTGTAATGAATGAACTCGATGCGCTGGTAAATATTGATTTTGAAGCCAGGCACGCAAGGACTGAGTTGCAAAGCCTGAATATAATTCGCATCGGCACATGTGGGGCTTTGCAACCGGAAATTCATCCCGGCAGTGGGATCATCTCGCGCTACAGCGTGGGGCTGGATAATTTGCTACAGTTTTACAAATACGAATACCATACTGACGAGCAGACCCTGCATGAGGAATTGCGGCATCACCTCTTCCTGATGAATTATGAGCTGCCATTCTACCTGTTCAGTGGTTCCGTTTCGCTGGCGAAGAAATTTAACGAAGAAATGGTGGAAGGAATTACTGTTACCTGTCCCGGGTTTTATGGGCCGCAGGGCAGGAGCCTTCGCCTCCCTGCACGCTATGGCAATCTGCTCAGCCATCTGGGCAGGTTTCGCAGCGGCAATTTTGCCATTACCAACTTTGAGATGGAAACCAGTGCGATCTATGGTTTATCAAGGCTGCTGGGCCATCACTGCATTACGCTGGACATGGTGCTGGCCAACCGTGCCACCCATGAATTCAGCAAAAACCCAAAACAGCAAATGGAGGATTTTATTGAAAAGGTTCTCGAAAAATTATAA